From the genome of Geminocystis herdmanii PCC 6308, one region includes:
- a CDS encoding ABC transporter permease: MSDNYISLDYFQLGGAVALILINIILSVWLRLGLEKSLFIASLRMVIQLLLIGYVLEWLFNLSNPWLVISIALIMASIAGISAVNRTSRRFPSIYWRSLISVLISSFVITNLSVAGIIRVEPWYNPQYLIPLLGMILGNTLTGISLGLDKFMDNLVKNRHQVETLLSLGATRWEATHQEITSAIATGMIPMINSMMVMGLVSLPGMMTGQILAGASPLNAVRYQVVITFAIASGSALGTLMVVLLAWIALTTPNHQLKIAILNNTKKV; this comes from the coding sequence ATGTCTGATAACTATATATCTCTTGATTATTTCCAATTAGGGGGAGCAGTAGCACTAATCCTCATCAACATAATTCTTTCTGTGTGGTTACGACTAGGGTTAGAAAAATCGCTCTTTATCGCCTCCCTAAGAATGGTGATACAATTACTTTTAATTGGCTATGTGTTGGAATGGTTATTTAACCTTTCTAATCCTTGGTTAGTTATCTCGATCGCCCTTATAATGGCTAGTATCGCAGGAATATCCGCCGTAAACCGTACCTCCCGAAGATTTCCAAGTATATATTGGCGTAGTTTAATTTCCGTCTTAATATCCTCATTTGTGATTACTAATTTATCCGTAGCAGGAATTATCAGAGTCGAGCCTTGGTATAATCCTCAATATCTTATTCCCTTATTAGGTATGATTTTAGGAAATACCCTCACTGGAATATCCCTCGGCTTAGACAAATTCATGGATAACCTCGTGAAAAATCGTCACCAAGTAGAAACCCTTTTATCCTTGGGTGCTACTCGTTGGGAAGCAACTCATCAAGAAATTACTTCCGCCATTGCTACGGGCATGATTCCGATGATTAACTCCATGATGGTAATGGGTTTAGTTAGTTTACCCGGTATGATGACAGGGCAAATTTTAGCAGGTGCTTCCCCTTTAAATGCTGTTCGTTATCAAGTTGTTATCACCTTTGCGATCGCCTCTGGCAGTGCATTGGGTACATTGATGGTAGTATTATTAGCTTGGATTGCCCTGACGACTCCTAACCATCAATTAAAAATCGCCATTCTCAATAATACCAAGAAGGTTTAA
- a CDS encoding ABC transporter ATP-binding protein, whose translation MSILKIVNLGQQINSRWLWRNLSFTLPSGESLGLVGATGTGKSVLLRAIAHLDTPLEGEIIYQDKNIVSWDIPNYRSQVIYLHQRSVMFEGTVEDNLKYIYRLDIHKQREYDTSKITQWLDLFDRSVSFLAQSASNLSGGESQIVALIRALQLDPMILLLDECTASLDAKTTAQVESAIALWLKENPQRACIWTSHDSNQIDRVTDKQLILKNV comes from the coding sequence ATGAGTATTTTAAAAATTGTCAATCTAGGGCAACAAATCAATTCCCGTTGGCTATGGCGTAATCTTTCCTTTACGTTGCCATCGGGGGAAAGTTTAGGATTGGTGGGGGCAACGGGTACTGGTAAAAGTGTACTATTAAGGGCGATCGCACATTTAGATACACCCTTAGAAGGAGAAATTATCTATCAAGATAAAAATATTGTCTCTTGGGATATACCAAACTATCGTTCTCAGGTGATATACTTACATCAACGATCAGTAATGTTTGAAGGTACGGTGGAAGATAATTTAAAATATATTTATCGTTTAGACATTCACAAACAGCGTGAATATGACACCTCTAAAATAACTCAATGGTTAGATTTGTTCGATCGATCTGTATCTTTTTTAGCACAATCTGCCAGTAACTTATCGGGGGGAGAAAGTCAGATAGTGGCTTTAATTCGTGCCTTACAACTTGACCCCATGATACTATTATTAGATGAATGTACCGCTTCTTTAGATGCAAAAACTACGGCACAGGTAGAAAGTGCCATCGCTCTGTGGCTCAAGGAAAATCCGCAGAGGGCTTGTATTTGGACAAGCCATGACAGTAATCAAATCGATCGTGTTACCGATAAACAATTGATTCTTAAAAATGTCTGA
- a CDS encoding glutathione S-transferase family protein, protein MKSLPTSFLIIFAKFVWKSLWLAMMSQLAPSEKGSYNRPLSQFRHQMNGDNNIYTPEVDRYCLYVGIGCPWAHRTSIVRKLKGLENVIDINIVIPSVNQGGWIMEEVSENCESLRQLYQLSQPNYKGRCTVPVLWDKKTKTIVNNESAEIIVILNNQFNEYATNGDLNLYPDELKSEIDSWNEKIYHHVNNGVYRCGFAQTQEAYEEACRGLFAVLDDIEANLGNNRYLCFDRLTLADIRLFTTLIRFDAVYYSLFKCSLRSIESYPNLSRYVKDIDNLSGVKETYDLKVIQKDYFGNLFPLNPSGIIPL, encoded by the coding sequence ATGAAATCTTTACCAACTTCGTTTCTCATTATCTTCGCTAAATTTGTTTGGAAAAGTTTATGGTTAGCGATGATGTCTCAATTAGCACCTAGTGAAAAGGGGAGTTATAATCGCCCGTTGAGTCAATTTCGCCATCAAATGAATGGGGATAATAATATTTATACCCCAGAAGTCGATCGATATTGTTTATATGTAGGCATTGGTTGCCCTTGGGCACATCGTACTTCGATCGTAAGGAAGTTGAAAGGATTAGAAAATGTGATTGATATTAATATTGTTATTCCCTCAGTGAATCAAGGGGGGTGGATAATGGAGGAAGTGTCAGAAAATTGTGAGAGTCTCAGGCAACTTTATCAGTTATCGCAACCTAATTATAAAGGACGTTGCACCGTGCCAGTGTTATGGGATAAAAAGACGAAAACCATTGTTAATAATGAGAGTGCGGAAATTATTGTTATCCTGAATAACCAGTTTAATGAATATGCCACTAATGGTGATTTAAACCTTTATCCTGATGAGCTTAAATCGGAGATAGACTCATGGAATGAGAAAATTTACCATCATGTTAATAATGGGGTGTATCGTTGCGGTTTTGCTCAAACCCAAGAGGCTTACGAGGAGGCTTGTAGAGGTTTATTCGCTGTTTTAGATGATATTGAGGCAAATTTAGGCAATAATCGTTATTTATGTTTCGATCGATTAACTTTAGCAGATATTCGCTTATTTACTACTCTAATTCGTTTTGATGCTGTTTATTACAGTTTATTTAAGTGTAGTTTAAGATCGATCGAGAGTTACCCTAATTTAAGCCGATATGTTAAAGACATTGATAATTTATCGGGAGTAAAAGAGACTTACGATTTAAAAGTTATTCAAAAAGATTATTTCGGTAATTTATTCCCTCTTAATCCCAGTGGAATTATTCCCCTATAA
- the gatB gene encoding Asp-tRNA(Asn)/Glu-tRNA(Gln) amidotransferase subunit GatB, whose translation MTTTTKYEAIIGLETHCQLNTNTKIFCNCSTNFDSPPNTNVCPICLGHPGVLPVLNEEVLNSAIKMGLAIDGQIASYSKFDRKQYFYPDLPKNYQISQFDLPIVEHGKLEIELVDPKTKEVRKKTIGITRLHMEEDAGKLVHGGSDRLAGSTHSLVDFNRTGIPLLEIVSEPDLRSGQEASEYAQELRRVVRYLGIGNGNMQEGSLRCDVNISVRPVGQKEFGVKVEIKNMNSFSAIQKAIEYEIERQIDTIENGGSIVQETRLWDEGKQCTFSMRIKEGSSDYRYFPEPDLPPLEVSKAQLEALQKLLPELPAQKRTRYEAEFGLSAYDARVLTDDRDVALYFEAVVASGASVKGSANWVTQDIAAYLNSNVELTINDIALKPEMLGELITLIENGTISGKIAKDLLPELLVKGGSPKEIVESKGLIAISNPDELAEIIDKIIADNPDKLAQFKAGKTKLQGFFVGQIMKETGGKADPKLANKILNEKLNK comes from the coding sequence ATGACCACAACAACTAAGTACGAAGCAATTATTGGTTTAGAAACCCATTGTCAACTTAATACAAATACAAAAATTTTCTGTAATTGTTCGACAAATTTTGATAGTCCTCCTAATACGAATGTTTGTCCTATTTGTTTGGGACATCCGGGGGTTTTACCTGTCTTAAATGAAGAAGTGTTAAACTCTGCGATTAAAATGGGTTTAGCCATTGACGGACAAATTGCTAGTTATAGTAAATTCGATCGAAAACAATATTTTTATCCTGATTTACCAAAGAATTATCAAATATCTCAATTTGATTTACCTATCGTTGAACATGGTAAATTAGAAATTGAATTAGTTGATCCTAAAACCAAAGAAGTCAGAAAAAAAACCATCGGTATTACCCGTTTACATATGGAAGAAGATGCGGGAAAATTAGTTCATGGTGGGAGCGATCGATTAGCAGGATCAACTCATTCTTTAGTGGACTTTAATCGCACTGGTATCCCTTTATTAGAAATTGTTTCCGAGCCAGATTTGCGTAGTGGACAAGAAGCCTCAGAATATGCCCAAGAATTGCGCCGAGTGGTGCGTTATTTGGGTATTGGTAACGGTAATATGCAAGAAGGCTCACTCCGTTGTGATGTAAATATTTCTGTTCGTCCTGTAGGACAAAAAGAGTTCGGTGTCAAAGTGGAAATCAAAAATATGAACTCCTTTAGCGCCATTCAAAAAGCCATTGAGTACGAGATTGAAAGACAAATTGACACCATCGAAAATGGCGGTTCGATCGTACAAGAAACTCGTTTGTGGGACGAAGGAAAACAATGTACCTTTAGTATGAGAATCAAAGAAGGCTCAAGCGATTATCGTTATTTTCCCGAACCTGATTTACCTCCTTTAGAAGTCAGTAAGGCACAATTAGAAGCATTACAAAAATTATTACCTGAATTACCAGCCCAAAAACGTACTCGTTACGAAGCCGAATTTGGCTTATCTGCCTATGATGCTAGGGTTTTGACGGACGATCGAGATGTAGCACTTTATTTTGAAGCAGTAGTAGCAAGTGGTGCAAGTGTCAAAGGTTCAGCTAACTGGGTAACACAGGATATAGCGGCATATTTGAATAGTAATGTGGAGTTAACCATCAATGATATTGCTTTAAAACCTGAGATGTTAGGGGAATTAATTACTTTAATTGAAAACGGCACAATTAGCGGTAAAATTGCCAAAGATTTACTACCAGAATTGTTAGTTAAAGGCGGTTCTCCTAAAGAAATTGTGGAAAGTAAAGGCTTAATCGCCATATCTAATCCTGATGAATTAGCAGAAATTATTGATAAAATTATCGCTGATAATCCCGATAAATTAGCACAATTTAAAGCTGGAAAGACTAAATTACAAGGGTTTTTTGTGGGACAAATTATGAAGGAAACAGGTGGAAAAGCTGATCCTAAATTAGCGAATAAAATCCTCAATGAAAAACTAAATAAATAA